A region from the Geobacter benzoatilyticus genome encodes:
- the flgF gene encoding flagellar basal-body rod protein FlgF produces MNSGIYSALTGNIAAMKRLDVLSNNLANVNTPGFKKDRMTFEGMLQAVGAQPRAGGGTDAPVYSETVFFTDYSPGSVKQTGNTFDLAIDGDGFFAVTTADGQRAYTRQGNFRLDSAGRLVTSDGAQVGGGIVIAGGKVDINGRGEVFVDGSQVGRLEVVDFPKPYAMQKIGSALFVPTDPQATPQPVTGEKVMQGALEESNVNTVQEMVQLIETNRYFEMCSKVVKAYDDLTGKAANEIGKI; encoded by the coding sequence ATGAACAGCGGCATCTATTCGGCACTCACGGGGAACATCGCGGCAATGAAGCGGCTGGATGTCCTGTCCAACAACCTGGCTAACGTCAACACCCCCGGTTTCAAAAAAGACCGGATGACCTTCGAGGGGATGCTCCAGGCGGTTGGGGCACAGCCCCGCGCAGGGGGCGGGACCGATGCGCCGGTCTATTCGGAAACGGTCTTTTTTACCGACTATTCCCCCGGCTCCGTGAAACAGACCGGCAATACCTTTGACCTGGCCATCGACGGCGATGGTTTCTTTGCCGTTACCACGGCCGATGGGCAGCGGGCCTACACGAGGCAGGGGAACTTCCGTCTGGATTCGGCCGGCCGCCTGGTGACCTCCGACGGTGCCCAGGTGGGGGGCGGCATCGTTATTGCTGGGGGAAAGGTGGACATCAACGGCAGGGGCGAGGTCTTCGTGGATGGAAGCCAGGTGGGGCGGCTGGAAGTGGTTGACTTCCCCAAACCCTATGCAATGCAGAAAATCGGCAGCGCCCTGTTCGTTCCGACCGACCCCCAGGCCACGCCCCAGCCGGTGACCGGCGAGAAGGTGATGCAGGGTGCTCTGGAAGAGTCAAACGTGAATACCGTTCAGGAGATGGTCCAGCTCATCGAGACAAACCGTTACTTCGAAATGTGCTCCAAGGTGGTCAAGGCCTACGATGACCTGACCGGCAAGGCGGCAAATGAAATAGGAAAAATATAA
- a CDS encoding flagellar basal body L-ring protein FlgH, giving the protein MKRLAVSILCLALAGCAIEKAEVRSPSFDEQLPAPQPSYANGSIWQAASAGLTADHKARGKGDIITVVIVEQASASKEATTDTDRSAGISASIPYLMGLEKQKLLLGKVWNADLNNLLGASSNSNFGGSGATTRKENLVATMSAKIIDVLPTGNFLIEGRRNVKVNNEDQIIVLQGTVRPRDISPDNTVNSSLIADARITYTGEGVISDRQRPGWLLNILDYIWPF; this is encoded by the coding sequence GTGAAACGTTTGGCAGTGTCAATACTTTGTCTCGCATTGGCCGGGTGTGCCATCGAGAAGGCTGAAGTGAGATCTCCTTCTTTCGACGAGCAGCTACCGGCCCCCCAACCCTCCTACGCCAACGGTTCCATCTGGCAGGCGGCATCGGCGGGATTAACCGCTGACCATAAGGCCCGGGGCAAGGGTGACATCATCACCGTGGTTATTGTGGAGCAGGCCAGCGCCAGTAAAGAGGCCACAACCGATACGGACCGCTCGGCCGGCATTTCGGCAAGCATTCCCTATCTGATGGGGCTGGAAAAGCAGAAACTGCTCCTGGGCAAGGTGTGGAACGCAGACCTCAACAACCTTTTGGGGGCCAGCAGCAATTCCAACTTTGGGGGGAGCGGAGCCACCACCAGGAAGGAAAACCTCGTTGCAACCATGAGCGCCAAGATCATCGACGTCCTTCCCACCGGCAATTTCCTCATCGAGGGGCGGCGTAACGTCAAGGTGAACAACGAAGATCAGATTATCGTCCTTCAGGGGACCGTTCGCCCCCGGGATATCTCTCCCGACAATACCGTCAACTCCAGCCTCATTGCCGATGCCCGCATTACCTACACCGGCGAGGGGGTCATCAGCGACCGGCAGCGGCCGGGGTGGTTGTTGAATATTCTGGATTATATCTGGCCCTTCTAG
- a CDS encoding flagellar basal body P-ring protein FlgI — MIKKIICIVALLLALPQLALAVRIKDIASFDGVRENQLIGYGLVVGLNGTGDSDQTEFPVQSLVNVLERMGVTVNRADITVKNVAAVMVTANLPPFAKQGTRIDALVSSMGDAKSIAGGTLLMTPLKGADNRVYAVAQGGVLTNSFSYGGQAASAQKNHPTAGRIPNGGLVELELPNVLADRGQLRLNLHQPDFTTATRIAKVVNERFNGGVAAASDPGAVMMTLPESYKGRVVEFVSDMERLEVRPDAMAKVVLNERTGTIVIGDNVRISTVAVSHGNLTLFIKETPKVSQPAPFSRTGETAVVPRTEIKVNESGGGLAVVKEGASIGEVVRALNALGVTPRDLIGILQAIKAAGAMQAEVEVI, encoded by the coding sequence ATGATTAAAAAAATTATCTGCATAGTGGCACTTCTTCTGGCCCTCCCCCAACTGGCCCTGGCGGTCCGGATCAAGGACATCGCCAGCTTCGACGGGGTGCGGGAGAACCAGCTCATCGGCTATGGCCTCGTGGTGGGACTCAACGGCACCGGCGACAGCGACCAGACCGAATTCCCGGTCCAGTCCCTGGTGAACGTGCTTGAGCGGATGGGGGTAACGGTCAACCGTGCCGACATTACCGTGAAGAACGTTGCCGCTGTCATGGTGACCGCCAATCTTCCCCCCTTTGCCAAGCAGGGGACCCGCATAGACGCCCTTGTTTCGTCCATGGGGGATGCCAAGAGCATCGCCGGCGGCACCCTCCTCATGACACCGCTCAAGGGGGCCGACAATCGTGTCTATGCCGTGGCCCAGGGGGGGGTGCTTACGAACTCCTTCTCCTATGGCGGTCAGGCGGCGTCGGCGCAGAAGAATCATCCCACGGCGGGGCGCATCCCCAATGGCGGCCTGGTGGAACTTGAACTCCCCAACGTGCTGGCAGACCGGGGGCAGCTTCGCCTGAACCTGCACCAGCCCGATTTCACCACTGCCACCCGCATTGCCAAAGTCGTGAACGAGCGATTCAATGGGGGCGTTGCAGCAGCTTCCGATCCCGGCGCGGTCATGATGACCCTTCCCGAATCCTACAAGGGGCGGGTTGTGGAATTCGTCTCCGACATGGAGCGGCTTGAGGTCCGTCCCGATGCCATGGCCAAGGTGGTCCTCAACGAACGGACCGGAACCATCGTCATTGGCGACAATGTCAGAATTTCGACAGTGGCGGTGTCCCACGGTAACCTTACCCTCTTCATCAAGGAAACCCCCAAGGTGTCCCAGCCTGCTCCCTTCAGCAGGACCGGAGAGACGGCCGTGGTCCCCCGTACGGAGATCAAGGTGAATGAAAGCGGCGGCGGGCTTGCCGTGGTTAAGGAGGGCGCCAGCATCGGTGAGGTGGTCCGGGCGCTCAATGCCCTTGGCGTAACCCCGAGGGATCTGATCGGCATCCTTCAGGCCATCAAGGCCGCCGGCGCCATGCAGGCTGAGGTGGAAGTGATTTAG
- a CDS encoding MinD/ParA family protein, giving the protein MNLTAATGDQADSLRQLATSVSKKRKASAARAQDGLNQKAIRVISVTSGKGGVGKSNVVVNLALALAKGGKKVLVIDADLGLGNIDVLLGLTPDFTLNDVFTGKKSLEEIVTDGPGGIKIIPAGSGLPDFTSLGLQERVKIMDELDALEEDFDILIVDTEAGISENVAYFNTASQEIVVVVTPEPTSITDVYALIKLLATRHSERYFKVLVNMARDTDDALQVFAKLSNVTSRFLDISLDYLGCVLRDDAILEAVKSQKPVLELCPDSPAAGCFTTLARRILENGGERRIKGNVQFFFRRFLGAGAETENL; this is encoded by the coding sequence ATGAACTTAACGGCGGCGACAGGAGACCAGGCCGATAGTTTACGGCAACTGGCCACCTCCGTAAGCAAAAAGCGCAAGGCTTCGGCGGCGCGTGCCCAAGATGGGCTGAACCAGAAGGCAATCAGGGTCATCTCCGTGACCAGCGGCAAGGGGGGGGTCGGCAAGAGCAACGTTGTCGTGAACCTGGCCCTGGCGCTGGCCAAAGGGGGAAAGAAGGTTCTGGTTATTGACGCGGACCTGGGGCTCGGCAACATTGACGTCCTCCTTGGGCTGACCCCTGATTTTACCCTGAATGACGTTTTTACCGGCAAGAAAAGCCTTGAGGAGATTGTCACCGATGGCCCTGGAGGAATCAAAATCATCCCGGCCGGGTCGGGGCTTCCCGACTTCACATCCCTTGGGCTGCAAGAGCGTGTCAAAATTATGGATGAGCTCGATGCCCTTGAGGAGGATTTCGATATCCTGATTGTCGATACCGAGGCGGGAATTTCCGAAAACGTTGCCTATTTCAACACCGCTTCCCAGGAAATCGTGGTGGTGGTGACGCCGGAGCCCACCTCCATTACGGATGTCTATGCCCTCATCAAGCTGCTGGCAACGCGGCATTCGGAGCGCTACTTCAAGGTGCTGGTCAACATGGCCCGCGACACCGATGACGCTCTCCAGGTTTTCGCCAAACTCTCCAATGTGACCAGTCGGTTTCTTGACATCTCCCTCGATTATCTCGGGTGCGTACTGCGGGACGATGCCATTCTTGAGGCGGTGAAGAGTCAGAAGCCGGTCCTTGAGCTTTGCCCGGACTCTCCGGCGGCGGGGTGCTTCACTACGCTTGCCCGGCGGATTCTGGAAAACGGCGGCGAGAGGCGCATCAAAGGTAACGTGCAGTTCTTCTTCAGGAGATTCCTCGGCGCCGGGGCCGAAACGGAGAACCTATGA
- a CDS encoding TetR/AcrR family transcriptional regulator has product MTLRERRQKHKVLFRQEILDAARELFSQIGYERFSMRKLAAKIEHSPTTIYLYFRDKDDLLYSLCEELFAKLFQSYQQISKGHSDPMQVLRLCLLKYIEFGLANPGHYKVAFFTSPVVYGSPTEFLQKDSMGRRTYFHILRTVEEAMAADALRAMDADLLAQTLWTAAHGVVASRIYTADFPMVDATLQAETLVDGLLAGFCK; this is encoded by the coding sequence ATGACTCTGCGCGAACGAAGACAAAAACACAAGGTTCTGTTTCGGCAGGAGATCCTTGACGCCGCCCGGGAGCTTTTTTCCCAGATCGGCTACGAACGTTTCTCCATGCGAAAACTTGCGGCAAAAATCGAGCATTCCCCCACCACCATCTATCTTTATTTCCGCGACAAGGACGACCTCCTCTATTCCCTCTGCGAAGAGCTGTTCGCAAAGCTTTTCCAGAGCTACCAGCAGATATCCAAGGGGCATAGCGACCCGATGCAGGTATTGCGCCTTTGCCTCCTGAAGTATATCGAGTTCGGTCTGGCGAATCCCGGCCATTACAAGGTCGCCTTTTTCACCAGCCCTGTCGTCTATGGTTCGCCGACGGAATTTCTGCAAAAGGACAGCATGGGGCGGCGCACCTATTTTCATATTCTCCGGACTGTCGAAGAGGCTATGGCGGCTGACGCGCTCCGAGCCATGGACGCAGACCTTCTCGCACAGACATTATGGACTGCCGCCCATGGAGTTGTGGCATCACGGATTTACACAGCCGATTTCCCCATGGTGGACGCCACCCTCCAGGCTGAGACGCTGGTGGATGGTCTGCTCGCCGGCTTTTGCAAGTAA
- the flhA gene encoding flagellar biosynthesis protein FlhA, with amino-acid sequence MALPAAEAVDLQPAKSNSDIYMAVALIGVLALMIVPLPAMLLDIFLAANITVALAILLVALYTEQPLDFSVFPSVLLVTTLYRLALNVAGTRLILLHGDEGTDAAGHVIKAFGQFVVGGNFVVGAVIFLILVIINFTVITKGAGRVAEVAARFTLDAMPGKQMAIDADLSSGLINEKEARRRRSRVSREADFYGSMDGASKFVRGDAIAGILIMLVNIIGGFIIGVWQNGMPLETALSNYTLLTIGEGLVAQIPALIISTAAGIIVTRSADEKNFGHEITGQFLNYPKAFYVSSGVLFAFGLIPGLPHFAFFLLSGLAYMGGRMAKEAPKVMEEELASLPAPSEAGEAGEQASIRPLDMLELEVGYGLVPMVDAAQEGELLERIRSIRRQYAQKMGFVVPPIHIHDNLQLKPHEYNVLIKGAKVGGGELAGQYLAMDSGAVAGQVDGVRTTEPVFGLPAIWIRPEVKEQAQLYGYTVVDSTTIIATHISEIIKKHAHEMVGRQELQQLLDNLSSSFPKVVDELVPNLLNLGTVLRVIKNLLREGVSIRDLRTILETLADYGGLTKDPEMLTEFTRQALGRYIIDQYKRDDETLCIISLDRRVEEIVAEGIQPSEQGSYLAIEPNTAQAILSGIRQEIEKFNQSGTNPALLASPSIRRHVKKLTERFVPNLAVLSHNEIPSNVKIQSLGVVTLNAG; translated from the coding sequence ATGGCACTTCCGGCGGCCGAAGCAGTAGACCTTCAGCCAGCAAAAAGCAACTCGGACATCTACATGGCTGTGGCGCTCATCGGCGTCCTGGCCCTGATGATCGTTCCGCTGCCGGCAATGCTGCTTGATATTTTCCTTGCCGCCAATATTACGGTTGCCCTCGCCATTCTCCTGGTGGCTCTTTATACCGAGCAGCCGCTGGATTTCTCGGTTTTCCCCTCGGTGCTGCTGGTCACGACCCTTTACCGGCTTGCCCTGAACGTTGCCGGCACGCGGCTCATTCTTCTCCATGGCGATGAAGGGACCGATGCGGCGGGGCACGTTATCAAGGCCTTCGGCCAGTTCGTGGTCGGCGGCAACTTCGTGGTCGGGGCGGTAATCTTCCTGATCCTCGTAATTATCAACTTTACGGTCATCACCAAGGGCGCCGGCCGGGTGGCCGAGGTGGCGGCCCGCTTCACCCTCGACGCCATGCCCGGCAAGCAGATGGCCATCGACGCCGACCTTTCTTCTGGCCTCATCAACGAGAAAGAAGCCCGTCGCCGCCGTTCGCGGGTGTCGCGGGAGGCCGATTTCTACGGCTCCATGGACGGTGCCAGCAAGTTCGTGCGGGGAGACGCCATCGCCGGCATCCTCATCATGCTGGTGAACATCATCGGCGGTTTCATCATCGGCGTCTGGCAGAACGGGATGCCGCTGGAAACAGCTCTTTCGAACTACACGCTTCTGACCATCGGTGAAGGGCTCGTGGCCCAGATACCGGCCCTCATCATCTCCACCGCCGCCGGCATCATCGTGACCCGCTCGGCCGACGAGAAAAACTTCGGCCATGAGATTACCGGCCAGTTCCTCAATTATCCCAAGGCGTTCTACGTTTCATCCGGCGTTCTGTTCGCTTTCGGCCTCATTCCGGGGCTTCCCCACTTCGCCTTCTTCCTCCTGTCGGGACTGGCGTACATGGGGGGGCGAATGGCCAAGGAGGCTCCCAAGGTTATGGAGGAGGAGCTTGCCTCCCTCCCGGCGCCGTCGGAGGCCGGAGAGGCGGGAGAACAGGCGTCTATCCGCCCCCTGGACATGCTGGAACTGGAGGTGGGCTACGGTCTGGTCCCCATGGTGGATGCGGCCCAGGAAGGGGAACTCCTTGAGCGGATCCGCTCGATTCGCCGTCAATACGCCCAGAAGATGGGATTCGTGGTGCCGCCGATCCATATCCACGACAACCTCCAGCTGAAGCCCCACGAGTACAACGTTCTCATCAAGGGAGCCAAGGTGGGCGGAGGCGAGCTGGCGGGGCAGTATCTGGCCATGGATTCCGGAGCGGTTGCCGGCCAGGTTGATGGGGTGCGGACCACCGAGCCGGTGTTCGGACTCCCCGCCATCTGGATCAGGCCCGAGGTGAAGGAGCAGGCCCAGCTCTATGGCTACACCGTGGTGGACAGTACGACAATTATCGCTACCCATATCAGCGAAATCATTAAGAAGCATGCCCATGAGATGGTTGGGCGCCAGGAGCTTCAGCAGCTCCTGGACAACCTTTCGTCGAGCTTCCCCAAGGTGGTGGACGAACTGGTGCCGAACCTCCTCAACCTGGGAACTGTGCTGCGGGTCATCAAGAACCTCCTTCGAGAGGGAGTCTCCATCCGGGACCTGCGGACGATTCTGGAGACCCTGGCCGACTACGGGGGGCTCACCAAGGATCCGGAGATGCTCACGGAGTTCACCCGGCAGGCCCTTGGGCGCTACATAATCGACCAGTACAAGCGGGACGACGAGACCCTCTGCATCATAAGCCTCGACCGCCGGGTGGAGGAAATCGTGGCCGAGGGAATCCAGCCATCGGAGCAGGGGAGCTATCTGGCCATCGAGCCGAACACGGCCCAGGCAATTCTCTCCGGCATCCGGCAGGAGATAGAGAAGTTCAACCAGTCGGGGACCAATCCCGCGCTCCTGGCGTCGCCGTCAATCCGGCGGCACGTGAAGAAGCTCACCGAACGGTTCGTACCGAACCTGGCGGTGCTGTCGCACAACGAAATTCCGTCCAACGTCAAAATCCAATCGTTAGGGGTGGTGACGCTCAATGCTGGTTAA
- the flhF gene encoding flagellar biosynthesis protein FlhF, translated as MLVKTFEAVDMSEALRKVKAELGPDAMIISSKKERRGGILGFFSKEVVQVTAGIDMTPRQPAPNPYREAQEQNISTKEMMESSMLGPLARELKDLRERVEVLTRKEAAAKAQAEAPAAPAAEKVVPSVPVDSVPKTIQKQDLEEMKKLLFKTLAAKEAGEGVTQSEKAEVLAAKPVKPAAVAEGGKGGFKGSLRVVMGELHRKGLERSAVRTVMEQVEPEAKKGGTVEAIRSFLPQAFKKVIKCAGPLAFKKNSPRIIALVGPTGVGKTTTIAKLAANYALRENHRAALITIDNFRVGAVEQLKTYSRIMGVPVEVATTPAELEAAIELHSDKDLILIDTAGRSHKDNEKIEELRSFLESRFAIEIHLCLAATTRDRELQEVVERFGVLPISRVIFTKLDESESYGGIVNAHLRTKFPLSYFTTGQRVPEDLEIATPGKLAGLVLGEIKE; from the coding sequence ATGCTGGTTAAAACATTCGAAGCGGTAGACATGTCGGAGGCTCTCCGGAAGGTCAAGGCGGAACTTGGCCCGGATGCCATGATTATCTCCTCAAAAAAAGAGCGCCGGGGGGGGATCCTCGGATTTTTCTCGAAGGAGGTGGTGCAGGTTACGGCGGGTATCGATATGACACCGCGCCAACCGGCGCCGAATCCGTACCGTGAGGCTCAGGAACAGAATATTTCCACTAAGGAAATGATGGAGAGTTCCATGCTGGGCCCCTTGGCCAGGGAGCTGAAAGACCTGCGCGAGCGGGTTGAGGTTCTCACCCGCAAGGAGGCGGCTGCAAAGGCTCAGGCAGAGGCCCCGGCCGCGCCGGCGGCGGAAAAGGTCGTGCCCTCCGTGCCCGTCGACTCGGTTCCGAAGACTATCCAGAAGCAGGATCTGGAGGAGATGAAGAAGCTCCTTTTCAAGACCCTGGCGGCAAAGGAAGCCGGAGAAGGGGTTACCCAGTCCGAGAAAGCCGAGGTCCTGGCTGCGAAGCCGGTGAAGCCGGCGGCCGTGGCCGAAGGCGGCAAGGGCGGTTTCAAAGGTTCGCTCCGGGTGGTCATGGGTGAGCTGCACCGCAAGGGGCTCGAGCGGAGTGCGGTGCGCACGGTGATGGAGCAGGTGGAGCCCGAGGCCAAAAAGGGGGGGACCGTGGAGGCGATACGCTCGTTCCTTCCCCAGGCTTTCAAGAAGGTTATCAAATGTGCAGGTCCCCTCGCATTCAAGAAAAACAGCCCGCGAATAATTGCGCTCGTGGGTCCCACCGGGGTGGGCAAGACCACCACCATTGCGAAATTGGCGGCCAACTACGCCCTGCGGGAAAACCACAGGGCAGCCCTCATTACCATCGATAACTTCCGGGTCGGCGCCGTGGAGCAGCTCAAGACCTACTCGCGCATCATGGGCGTTCCCGTGGAGGTTGCGACCACCCCGGCGGAACTGGAGGCGGCAATCGAACTCCACTCCGACAAGGATCTGATTCTCATCGATACGGCGGGGAGAAGCCACAAGGATAACGAGAAAATCGAAGAGCTGAGGAGTTTCCTGGAGTCCCGGTTTGCCATCGAGATCCATCTTTGCCTCGCGGCCACAACCCGCGACCGGGAACTGCAGGAAGTGGTGGAACGGTTTGGGGTTTTGCCCATATCCCGAGTCATTTTTACGAAACTGGACGAGAGCGAAAGCTATGGCGGCATCGTGAATGCACACCTGAGGACCAAATTTCCGCTTTCTTACTTCACAACAGGGCAACGGGTGCCTGAAGACCTGGAAATTGCAACTCCCGGGAAACTTGCCGGGCTCGTACTTGGGGAGATCAAGGAATGA
- a CDS encoding rod-binding protein gives MQISMAPETLIQETDTSRARQLAARENSAKAARKVAGEFEAMFVGMMIKSMRDTVGKNELTGGGKGEEIFQSMLDQEYATAIATSQGGIGLASMIEKQLMEDAVRRTEKASITVLKGKEKE, from the coding sequence ATGCAGATCTCTATGGCTCCAGAGACCCTGATCCAGGAAACCGACACATCCCGTGCCCGGCAGCTGGCCGCCCGGGAGAACAGCGCCAAGGCTGCCCGCAAGGTTGCGGGCGAGTTTGAGGCCATGTTCGTCGGCATGATGATCAAGTCGATGCGCGATACCGTGGGGAAAAACGAACTCACCGGCGGAGGCAAGGGAGAAGAGATATTCCAGTCGATGCTCGATCAGGAATATGCCACCGCCATCGCCACGAGCCAGGGGGGGATCGGGCTTGCCTCAATGATTGAAAAACAGCTTATGGAGGATGCGGTTCGCCGCACTGAAAAGGCCTCTATTACGGTTTTGAAAGGTAAAGAAAAAGAATGA
- the flgG gene encoding flagellar basal-body rod protein FlgG: MIRALWTAASGMQAQQTNIDVVANNLANVNTAGFKKSRADFQDLMYQNMKTTGSPSTNSTEVPTGIQIGLGAKLAAVTKIFTIGNINQTGNELDMAIEGDGFFQIQMPDGTTTYTRSGAFKRDSEGRVVTSDGYPLSPEIVIPNNATAINIGNDGTVSVSQAGQTSPTNVGNIQLATFSNPAGLLAMGKNLFQESDASGNATTGTPGQDGIGTTAQGFLEMSNVSVMEEMVNMITGQRAYEVNSKAVQTADEMLQTANSLKR; this comes from the coding sequence ATGATCAGAGCACTGTGGACGGCGGCCTCAGGGATGCAGGCCCAGCAGACGAACATCGATGTCGTCGCGAACAACCTGGCCAACGTCAACACCGCGGGGTTCAAGAAGAGCCGGGCCGATTTCCAGGATCTCATGTACCAGAACATGAAGACCACCGGTTCTCCTTCCACCAACTCAACCGAAGTGCCCACCGGCATTCAGATAGGCCTTGGAGCCAAGCTTGCGGCTGTTACCAAGATCTTCACCATCGGCAATATCAACCAGACCGGCAACGAGCTGGACATGGCCATTGAGGGGGACGGGTTCTTCCAGATCCAGATGCCCGACGGCACCACCACCTATACCCGGTCCGGCGCTTTCAAGCGTGACAGCGAGGGGCGCGTGGTTACTTCCGACGGCTATCCCCTGAGCCCGGAAATCGTCATTCCCAATAACGCCACGGCCATCAATATCGGCAATGACGGAACCGTCTCGGTATCCCAGGCTGGGCAGACGAGCCCCACCAACGTGGGGAATATCCAACTGGCCACCTTTTCCAATCCTGCCGGGCTTCTGGCAATGGGCAAGAACCTTTTTCAGGAATCTGACGCCTCCGGCAACGCCACCACCGGCACTCCCGGTCAGGACGGCATCGGCACCACCGCCCAGGGCTTTCTTGAGATGAGCAACGTGAGCGTCATGGAAGAGATGGTGAACATGATCACGGGGCAGCGGGCCTATGAAGTGAACTCAAAAGCTGTGCAGACCGCTGATGAAATGCTTCAGACGGCTAACAGCCTGAAGCGGTAA
- the flgA gene encoding flagellar basal body P-ring formation chaperone FlgA, which yields MRLVTLMTVLVLAVATAAFAAPATQTISNSKVKDAVTEFVRQKTEGLGIDTTLRRIGFQGDLKLPPGEVSFEVAAPSRWEGWGKANLALIVRVNGRVERNLTIPVEVEAFADTVVVLRALERGDVIGPDDVTVQRRDLSSLSGRVYQSAEEVVGKRARMPVRANMPLRGEQLEKVPLVKSGQLVTIVIENQAMRLTATGKARGNGAEGDIVKVQNLGSLKEVPARVIDSGTVQVDF from the coding sequence ATGAGATTGGTTACGTTGATGACAGTGCTGGTGCTGGCGGTCGCGACGGCGGCGTTTGCCGCCCCGGCCACCCAGACCATTTCCAATTCTAAGGTGAAGGACGCAGTCACCGAATTCGTCCGCCAGAAAACCGAGGGGCTCGGCATTGATACAACCCTTCGCCGCATAGGCTTCCAGGGCGATCTGAAGCTTCCTCCGGGCGAAGTATCCTTTGAAGTGGCTGCGCCGAGCCGCTGGGAAGGCTGGGGCAAGGCTAACCTGGCTCTCATTGTACGGGTAAACGGCCGGGTCGAAAGAAACCTTACTATACCGGTCGAGGTGGAGGCTTTTGCCGATACGGTGGTGGTGCTCCGTGCTTTGGAGAGGGGCGACGTGATCGGCCCTGATGATGTAACTGTTCAGCGGCGTGACCTCTCATCTCTCTCGGGCCGGGTATATCAAAGCGCGGAAGAGGTGGTGGGGAAGCGGGCGCGAATGCCGGTGAGAGCCAATATGCCGCTGCGAGGGGAGCAGCTTGAGAAGGTGCCCCTGGTGAAGAGCGGTCAACTGGTAACCATCGTAATCGAGAATCAGGCCATGCGTCTCACCGCTACCGGCAAGGCTCGGGGCAACGGCGCCGAGGGGGACATAGTGAAAGTCCAGAATCTGGGCTCCCTCAAAGAAGTACCGGCGAGGGTTATAGATTCAGGTACAGTGCAGGTGGATTTCTAG
- a CDS encoding FliA/WhiG family RNA polymerase sigma factor, which translates to MNCLVKAYEQEAQRSSAQSRDELIVSHLPLVKFLVGRIASQLPPHLDQEDLMSAAVIGLITAAERFDPSRGVQFKTFAEQRIRGTILDELRSQDWLTRSLRDKFKKLEREFAMLEHRFGRNPTSEEVATSLEISVEEYHHMLEEIHLLSFVSLDESWEDEDGSPFGLLDILEDKGVENPQSQLMARQMLDVLTEAIEGLPEKERLVITLYYYEELNLKEIGAVLELSESRISQLHSQAIVRLRAKMKNMR; encoded by the coding sequence ATGAACTGTCTTGTTAAGGCATACGAGCAGGAGGCTCAGCGTTCGTCGGCCCAGTCCCGCGACGAGTTGATCGTATCCCACTTGCCGCTGGTCAAGTTTCTGGTGGGACGAATTGCCTCCCAGCTACCCCCCCACCTGGACCAGGAGGACCTCATGAGCGCCGCCGTAATCGGCCTCATTACCGCCGCCGAGCGGTTCGATCCTTCCCGTGGGGTTCAGTTCAAGACGTTTGCGGAGCAGCGGATCAGGGGGACCATTCTCGACGAGCTTCGATCCCAGGACTGGCTCACCCGGTCGCTGCGGGACAAGTTCAAGAAGCTGGAGCGTGAGTTTGCAATGCTCGAGCACCGCTTCGGCCGCAACCCCACCAGCGAAGAGGTGGCCACTTCCCTGGAGATAAGTGTTGAGGAATACCATCACATGCTGGAGGAGATCCATCTCCTTTCCTTCGTGAGCCTCGACGAATCCTGGGAGGATGAGGACGGTAGCCCCTTCGGGCTTCTGGACATCCTGGAGGACAAAGGAGTCGAGAATCCCCAGAGCCAGCTCATGGCCAGGCAGATGCTCGATGTGCTGACCGAGGCCATAGAGGGGCTCCCAGAGAAGGAGCGGCTTGTGATCACCCTCTACTATTACGAAGAGCTGAACCTGAAAGAGATCGGCGCGGTGCTGGAACTATCGGAATCGCGCATCTCCCAGCTCCACAGCCAGGCAATCGTACGGCTGCGGGCGAAGATGAAAAACATGAGGTAG
- the flgM gene encoding flagellar biosynthesis anti-sigma factor FlgM encodes MTITNDIVSLSSTAALRSPDVEKKAAAVPSTAAASVSASDRVELSLGKMQVERLKQVAPAEETVRADRVAAIKQQVADGTYQVDSRLVAGKMLALFR; translated from the coding sequence ATGACCATAACCAACGATATTGTATCGCTTTCCAGTACTGCTGCCTTACGCTCCCCTGATGTGGAGAAGAAAGCCGCGGCTGTGCCGTCCACCGCTGCCGCATCGGTCTCAGCCTCCGACCGGGTCGAGCTTTCCCTTGGCAAGATGCAGGTGGAGCGGCTGAAGCAGGTCGCCCCGGCAGAAGAAACCGTGCGTGCCGACCGGGTAGCGGCCATAAAACAGCAGGTGGCGGACGGCACCTACCAGGTTGACAGCCGGCTTGTCGCTGGCAAGATGCTGGCCCTTTTCCGGTAG